The following proteins are co-located in the Pontiella agarivorans genome:
- the hisD gene encoding histidinol dehydrogenase, with protein sequence MSRNFAPIVKWGTDKKYKKVDDFLLRPSVEDQAMEAAARILADVKERGDKAVIDCARLYDGSNMSTRRIRVTEKEIAAADQIVDDEFKAAAQEAHQRITAFSIGGLREDWQMDTPKGGMLGEKFVPYDRVGAYIPGGAAPLASTALMTLTLAKVAGVKELVACSPADKDGNLNPYVIYALNLAGATEIYKIGGVHAIGAMAYGTKSISKVRKIVGPGGPYVTAAKRQVYGDVALDMVAGPSEIAVLCDTTAHPAHVAADLLSQAEHGTGSEKALLVTTSQKQAEAVRAEVLRQAKELSRTEPVEQVLENGMLLVVVKSMKEGMLLCNLFAPEHMELICRNPEKWVDEVHNAGALFIGEWTPESVGDFAAGPSHVLPTGGTAAYFSGLTVEDFRRRVSLIQFTKEDLEDTLPVVEAFGRIETLDGHARSATIRFEK encoded by the coding sequence ATGAGCAGGAATTTTGCACCGATTGTTAAGTGGGGCACGGATAAGAAATATAAGAAGGTCGATGACTTTCTGCTGCGTCCGTCGGTTGAGGATCAGGCGATGGAGGCGGCGGCGCGGATTCTGGCCGATGTGAAGGAACGCGGCGATAAGGCGGTGATTGACTGTGCGCGGCTGTATGACGGATCGAATATGTCGACCCGCCGTATCCGGGTGACGGAGAAGGAAATTGCTGCCGCCGACCAGATTGTGGATGATGAGTTCAAGGCTGCAGCGCAGGAGGCGCATCAGCGCATTACGGCGTTTTCGATTGGCGGTCTGCGCGAGGATTGGCAGATGGATACGCCGAAGGGCGGAATGTTGGGCGAAAAGTTTGTGCCGTATGACCGCGTAGGTGCCTATATTCCGGGCGGGGCGGCACCGTTGGCTTCGACGGCACTGATGACGCTGACGCTGGCGAAAGTGGCCGGCGTGAAGGAGCTGGTGGCCTGTTCACCGGCGGATAAAGACGGGAATCTGAATCCCTATGTGATTTATGCACTGAATCTGGCCGGTGCGACGGAGATTTATAAAATCGGCGGCGTTCACGCGATTGGTGCGATGGCGTACGGTACGAAATCGATTTCCAAGGTTCGGAAAATTGTCGGGCCGGGCGGTCCGTATGTGACGGCGGCGAAACGTCAGGTGTATGGCGATGTGGCACTGGATATGGTGGCGGGGCCGAGCGAAATTGCGGTGCTGTGCGATACGACGGCCCATCCGGCGCATGTGGCGGCGGACCTGCTGTCGCAGGCCGAGCATGGGACCGGATCCGAAAAAGCGCTGTTGGTGACGACGTCGCAGAAGCAGGCTGAAGCGGTTCGTGCAGAAGTGCTCAGGCAGGCGAAGGAGCTGAGCCGGACCGAGCCGGTGGAACAGGTGCTGGAAAACGGTATGCTGCTCGTTGTGGTGAAAAGCATGAAGGAGGGGATGCTGCTGTGTAACCTCTTTGCGCCGGAGCACATGGAGTTGATTTGCAGGAATCCTGAAAAATGGGTGGATGAAGTGCATAATGCCGGGGCGCTGTTTATCGGCGAATGGACGCCGGAATCGGTGGGCGATTTTGCCGCGGGGCCGAGCCACGTGCTGCCGACCGGTGGAACGGCGGCCTATTTTTCCGGTCTGACGGTGGAGGATTTCCGTCGGCGCGTCAGCCTGATCCAGTTCACGAAAGAGGATCTGGAGGATACGCTGCCGGTGGTTGAAGCGTTCGGCCGCATTGAAACGCTCGATGGTCATGCGCGTTCGGCGACGATCCGGTTTGAGAAATAA
- a CDS encoding BrnA antitoxin family protein, which yields MKKVPKFKSEAEERRFWQTHDSSEYIDWSDAEEVVLPKLKPSTKTISLRLPESMVDELKLLANKKDVPYQSLLKVFLSERIDKELHQAGISA from the coding sequence ATGAAAAAGGTTCCGAAGTTTAAGAGTGAAGCGGAGGAGCGCCGTTTCTGGCAGACGCACGATTCGAGCGAGTATATCGACTGGTCGGATGCCGAAGAGGTTGTTCTTCCCAAGCTGAAGCCTTCGACCAAAACGATTTCGTTGCGCTTGCCGGAGTCGATGGTGGATGAGCTGAAGCTATTGGCGAATAAGAAGGATGTGCCGTATCAGTCATTACTGAAGGTCTTTTTGTCGGAACGGATCGACAAGGAGTTGCATCAGGCAGGAATCTCAGCTTAG
- a CDS encoding BrnT family toxin, whose amino-acid sequence MVKPKDILSSCTGFEWDAGNDVKSWDKHEVSRTECEQIFFNRPLIVKRGDGRSLKEVRYYAFGRTDYGRLLFVVFKISGSLIRIISARDMNDSEESRYRR is encoded by the coding sequence ATGGTTAAGCCGAAGGACATTCTCAGCAGTTGCACGGGATTTGAGTGGGATGCCGGAAATGATGTGAAGAGCTGGGATAAGCACGAGGTTTCCCGAACGGAGTGCGAGCAGATCTTTTTTAACCGGCCTTTGATTGTGAAGCGGGGTGATGGACGTTCTTTGAAGGAGGTTCGGTACTATGCTTTCGGCCGAACGGATTATGGGCGGTTGCTATTCGTGGTTTTTAAAATCAGTGGCAGTTTAATTCGTATTATTTCTGCACGGGATATGAATGACAGTGAAGAGTCGAGGTATCGAAGATGA
- the mnmE gene encoding tRNA uridine-5-carboxymethylaminomethyl(34) synthesis GTPase MnmE — protein sequence MSLYNPDTIAAIATPPGEGGVGIVRISGSRVWNIADALFQPLDKTPVSQREHGTFAYGKIIDSEGEEIDTGLALIMRAPKSYTCEDVVEIQGHGGAVGMRRILRRCLEAGARMAEPGEFTKRAFLNGRIDLLQAEGIFDLIRARSDRAASAALEQMEGKLSRQFNGIYEAFLEVAANLETTLDFVEDELPDDVFSGIADLLDRTFQSLDKLLDTWDEGRLLREGARVVILGRPNAGKSTLLNALLGFDRAIVSSTAGTTRDTIEEGFVLNGIPLRIIDTAGLRITDDEIEAEGIRRAEAHSEEAHLSVYLIDASQPLHDEDKARLEKLVPERSVIVLNKIDQGKQVELEGVETCLRSGEGIENLKRAMAQTIERGADLTAPPHAVISERHRQLLIDSHREAKQARAFLNQNVEENAVLAAEHLRSALEFLGQVTGRSYHEELLDNIFSRFCIGK from the coding sequence ATGTCTCTTTACAACCCAGATACGATTGCCGCCATTGCCACGCCGCCCGGAGAGGGCGGGGTCGGAATTGTGCGGATTTCCGGTTCCAGGGTCTGGAACATTGCGGATGCACTTTTCCAGCCGTTGGATAAAACGCCGGTTTCGCAGCGCGAACACGGCACGTTTGCTTATGGTAAAATCATCGATTCCGAAGGCGAGGAAATCGATACCGGTCTGGCGCTGATTATGCGGGCGCCCAAAAGCTATACCTGCGAAGATGTGGTCGAAATTCAGGGCCACGGCGGGGCAGTCGGTATGCGCCGTATTCTGCGCCGCTGTCTCGAAGCCGGTGCGCGGATGGCCGAGCCGGGCGAATTTACAAAACGGGCTTTTCTTAACGGTCGGATCGATCTGCTGCAGGCGGAGGGTATTTTCGACCTGATCCGCGCGCGGTCGGATCGCGCGGCCTCGGCGGCGCTGGAGCAGATGGAAGGCAAGCTGAGCCGGCAGTTTAATGGAATTTATGAAGCCTTTCTGGAGGTGGCCGCCAACCTGGAAACCACGCTCGATTTTGTGGAAGATGAACTGCCTGACGATGTCTTTTCAGGGATTGCCGATCTGCTGGATCGCACGTTCCAGTCTCTGGATAAACTGCTGGATACGTGGGATGAAGGCCGGCTGCTGCGCGAAGGCGCGCGGGTGGTGATTCTCGGTCGGCCCAATGCGGGGAAATCGACGCTGCTTAATGCATTGCTCGGATTTGACCGGGCCATTGTTTCGAGCACTGCGGGCACAACGCGCGACACGATTGAAGAGGGGTTTGTGCTCAATGGTATTCCGCTGCGGATTATCGATACGGCCGGGCTGCGCATTACGGACGACGAAATCGAGGCGGAGGGGATCCGCCGCGCCGAAGCGCATTCCGAAGAGGCGCATCTTTCGGTTTATCTGATCGATGCTTCGCAACCGCTGCACGACGAGGATAAAGCCCGGCTGGAGAAGCTGGTTCCTGAGCGCAGCGTGATTGTGCTCAATAAGATCGATCAGGGAAAGCAGGTTGAACTCGAAGGCGTGGAAACGTGCCTGCGCAGCGGTGAAGGTATTGAAAATCTGAAACGCGCCATGGCGCAGACCATTGAGCGGGGCGCGGATTTAACCGCTCCGCCGCATGCGGTGATTTCAGAGCGGCACCGTCAGCTGCTTATTGATTCACATCGGGAAGCCAAGCAGGCGCGGGCGTTTTTGAATCAAAACGTCGAGGAAAATGCGGTGCTGGCCGCGGAGCATCTGCGCTCGGCGCTGGAATTCCTGGGGCAGGTCACCGGCCGCTCCTACCACGAGGAACTGTTGGATAACATCTTCTCGCGCTTCTGTATCGGGAAGTAA
- a CDS encoding M48 family metallopeptidase, whose translation MKKLQSIFGALALFVFVSGCSTVPITGRKQLSLVSDAQLIPESAASYEQVITEGPLSENKEQTEMIQRVGARISAAVEQYFAERNQSDVVAGFDWEFNLIEEDVPNAWCMPGGKVAFYTGILPYTQDETGVAVVMGHEVAHAIARHSNERVSHQMAVAGGSVLTAWMAKDSEYEEAILAAYGIGTQLGGILPYSRLHESEADHMGLIFMAMAGYNPEAAVDFWQRMAEAGGEKPPEFLSTHPSDETRVRQIREHLPEAMQYYRPSP comes from the coding sequence ATGAAAAAACTACAATCTATCTTCGGCGCACTGGCGCTGTTTGTTTTTGTTTCCGGCTGTTCCACGGTTCCGATTACGGGCAGAAAGCAGTTGAGTCTGGTTTCCGACGCTCAGCTCATCCCTGAAAGCGCCGCGAGCTATGAACAGGTCATCACGGAAGGTCCGCTTTCGGAAAACAAAGAACAGACTGAAATGATCCAGCGGGTGGGGGCGCGGATCTCCGCTGCTGTTGAACAGTATTTTGCGGAGCGCAATCAGTCGGATGTGGTCGCGGGCTTTGACTGGGAGTTTAACCTGATTGAAGAGGATGTGCCGAATGCCTGGTGTATGCCCGGCGGAAAGGTGGCCTTTTACACGGGAATTCTTCCGTATACGCAGGATGAAACCGGCGTGGCGGTGGTGATGGGCCATGAGGTGGCGCATGCCATTGCCCGACACAGCAACGAGCGGGTGAGCCATCAGATGGCGGTGGCGGGCGGAAGCGTGCTGACCGCCTGGATGGCAAAAGACAGCGAATACGAGGAAGCCATTTTGGCGGCCTACGGCATCGGGACGCAGCTGGGCGGTATTCTGCCGTATTCGCGTTTGCATGAAAGCGAGGCCGACCACATGGGGCTGATCTTTATGGCCATGGCGGGGTACAATCCCGAGGCGGCCGTTGATTTCTGGCAGCGTATGGCCGAAGCGGGCGGGGAGAAGCCGCCGGAATTTCTCAGCACGCATCCTTCCGATGAAACCCGTGTTCGGCAGATCCGCGAACACCTGCCCGAGGCCATGCAGTATTATCGGCCGAGCCCGTAG